From one Coffea eugenioides isolate CCC68of chromosome 11, Ceug_1.0, whole genome shotgun sequence genomic stretch:
- the LOC113753855 gene encoding amino acid transporter AVT1I-like gives MDSLNVDTMESQNQVPQPQKGTTFLRTCFNALNALSGVGILSIPYALSEGGWLSLTILFLVAVLCYYTGLLLQRCMDVDPLVRTYPDIGELAFGKKGRLTISTFMYLELYLVAVEFLILEGDNLHKLFPDACFHLGGKKVGGKQVFVLLTALIILPTTWLRNLGLLAYVSVGGVLASFVLLGSVFWVGAIDDVGFHETGSLWRWSGLPTAISLFTFCYCGHAIFPTLCNSMKDRSQFPKVLLVCFVLSGLTYGSMAVLGYLMFGDNLSSQVTLNLPTAKISSKIAIYTTLVNPITKYAIIIAPIATAAEDAFRFRNSRTMSLLIRTSLVVSTVVVALCIPFFGYVMGFIGAFLSISVSMLFPCLCYLKIKKAYRRWGPELVSIMLILVLGIIVSALGTYISVRNIVRNVL, from the exons ATGGATTCCCTCAATGTAGACACAATGGAGAGCCAAAACCAGGTCCCACAACCACAAAAAGGCACTACATTCCTCAGAACTTGCTTCAATGCGCTGAATGCTTTGTCAG GTGTGGGAATCTTATCAATCCCATATGCACTTTCAGAAGGGGGCTGGCTAAGCTTAACAATTCTTTTCTTAGTAGCAGTTCTGTGTTATTATACAGGGCTGCTTCTACAACGTTGCATGGATGTTGATCCACTCGTTAGAACATATCCTGATATTGGTGAACTTGCTTTTGGGAAAAAGGGAAGACTCACCATTTCTACCTTCATGTATCTTGAATTGTACCTGGTTGCGGTTGAATTTCTCATCTTGGAAGGTGATAATCTGCATAAACTATTCCCAGATGCATGTTTCCACCTTGGTGGCAAGAAAGTTGGAGGAAAACAGGTCTTTGTTCTACTTACGGCGCTCATAATCTTGCCCACAACATGGTTAAGGAATTTAGGATTGCTGGCTTATGTTTCTGTTGGAGGGGTTTTGGCTTCCTTTGTTCTACTGGGTTCTGTTTTTTGGGTTGGTGCCATTGATGACGTGGGGTTTCACGAGACAGGATCACTTTGGAGGTGGAGTGGACTGCCAACAGCAATAAGCTTGTTCACTTTTTGTTATTGCGGCCATGCAATTTTTCCCACACTCTGCAATTCCATGAAAGACAGAAGTCAATTTCCCAAG GTTTTGctcgtttgttttgttttgagcGGCCTCACTTATGGATCGATGGCTGTGCTCGGATACTTGATGTTTGGAGATAATCTGTCATCCCAAGTGACGTTAAATCTTCCTACTGCAAAAATCAGTTCAAAAATTGCAATTTACACCACGCTGGTCAACCCAATTACCAAGTATGCCATAATCATTGCTCCAATTGCAACAGCAGCTGAAGATGCGTTTCGTTTCCGAAATAGCAGAACTATGAGCCTTCTCATTAGAACAAGTTTGGTCGTCAGCACGGTTGTAGTGGCACTTTGCATTCCGTTTTTTGGATACGTAATGGGATTTATAGGTGCATTTTTGAGCATCAGCGTCTCAATGTTATTCCCATGCCTTTGTTATCTGAAGATCAAGAAAGCCTACAGGAGATGGGGGCCAGAGTTGGTCTCAATTATGCTAATTTTAGTTTTAGGGATAATTGTTTCAGCGTTGGGTACTTACATTTCCGTGAGAAATATAGTAAGGAATGTCTTGTAA
- the LOC113753580 gene encoding probable apyrase 6 yields MRRSNVRSVNCGNNQREADKMDPMKLQFRSNNRPGYRNHPFKQHNGKSSLVLYTTIAFVFVFLCYFLVFPNRSDSANHYYGHKKFGIVIDGGSTGTRIHVFKYEVEKDGILRYDFGKNGLASMKVNPGLSAFAEEPERAASAVAELVEFGRKRVPREYWRETEIRLMATAGMRMLEKGVQDRILEACRTVLRGSGFRFYDDWASVISGSDEGVYAWVVANYALGTLGGDPKQTTGIIELGGASAQVTFVSDESLPPEYSRKVKYGNFTYILYSHSLLQYGQNVAFELLRESLIMRSEELDTLQNGKLMDPCIPRGYTHDTGSGKFSPGSLAEKSGYLSALQPGGNFSECRSASLMLLQKDKEKCSYINCYVGSTFIPKLQGKFLATENFFHTSKFFGLGQQAFLSDLVVAGERFCEDDWSKLKMKYYSLDDDDLLRYCFSSAYIVALLHDSLGIALDDERIVYANQVENIPLDWALGAFILQSRTSTDYEHSPSVASVIAGDSFTLLIVFGVLVVLIFTVWYFSKCGKPQLKTIYDLEKGKYIVTRVSRYS; encoded by the exons ATGCGCCGATCCAATGTCCGTTCTGTAAATTGTGGGAATAATCAAAGAGAAGCCGATAAGATGGATCCGATGAAGCTCCAATTCCGCTCCAACAATCGACCCGGATATAGAAACCACCCATTCAAGCAACACAATGGAAAATCAAGCCTAGTGTTGTATACTACAATTGCGTTTGTATTTGTGTTCCTCtgttattttttagtttttccAAATAGAAGTGATAGTGCAAATCATTACTATGGGCACAAGAAATTTGGGATTGTGATTGATGGGGGTAGTACAGGTACGAGAATTCATGTGTTTAAGTACGAGGTTGAAAAAGATGGGATTTTAAGATATGATTTTGGGAAAAATGGGTTGGCCTCGATGAAAGTAAATCCAGGGTTGTCTGCTTTTGCGGAGGAGCCGGAGAGGGCTGCTTCTGCGGTGGCGGAGCTGGTGGAGTTTGGGAGGAAAAGGGTACCTCGGGAATATTGGAGGGAGACTGAAATTAGGCTAATGGCAACTGCTGGTATGAGGATGTTGGAGAAAGGAGTTCAAGATAGGATTTTGGAGGCTTGCCGAACCGTGTTGAGGGGCTCGGGTTTCAGGTTTTACGATGATTGGGCTTCCGTTATTTCCG GTTCTGATGAAGGTGTATATGCCTGGGTCGTTGCTAATTATGCCCTTGGCACTCTAGGAGGTGATCCTAAGCAAACAACTGGTATTATTGAACTTGGAGGTGCTTCAGCTCAG GTTACCTTTGTATCGGACGAATCTTTGCCCCCTGAGTACTCTAGAAAGGTTAAATATGGCAATTTCacttatatcttgtacagtcACAGTTTGCTCCAATATGGCCAG AATGTAGCTTTTGAGTTATTGCGGGAATCTCTCATCATGAGAAGCGAAGAATTGG ATACCCTTCAAAATGGAAAGTTAATGGATCCTTGTATTCCTAGAGGATATACACATGATACTGGATCAGGGAAATTCTCCCCTGGTTCATTGGCTGAAAAGAGTGGATATCTATCTGCTCTCCAGCCCGGTGGTAACTTCTCAGAGTGCAGGTCTGCCTCTCTGATGTTACTGCAGAAAGACAAAG AGAAATGCTCCTATATAAACTGTTATGTAGGATCAACATTTATCCCTAAGCTCCAAGGAAAGTTTTTGGCCACAGAAAATTTTTTCCACACTTCTAAG ttcTTTGGTTTGGGTCAACAAGCATTTCTTTCTGATCTCGTTGTTGCTGGAGAAAGATTCTGTGAGGATGATTGGTCAAAATTGAAGATGAAGTACTACTCGCTGGATGATGATGATTTACTTCGGTATTGTTTTTCTTCGGCATATATTGTTGCCCTACTTCACGATAGCCTCGGAATTGCTCTGGATGATGAAAG GATTGTATATGCAAATCAAGTGGAGAACATTCCCCTTGATTGGGCATTGGGTGCTTTCATCTTGCAGAGCAGAACATCCACGGACTATGAGCATTCTCCCTCAGTTGCCTCTGTGATTGCTGGCGACTCTTTCACCTTGTTAATCGTGTTTGGTGTCCTGGTGGTGTTGATATTCACGGTGTGGTACTTTTCAAAGTGTGGAAAACCACAGTTGAAGACGATATATGATCTGGAGAAGGGGAAGTATATAGTTACTCGTGTCAGTAGATACTCATAG